The following proteins come from a genomic window of Nothobranchius furzeri strain GRZ-AD chromosome 1, NfurGRZ-RIMD1, whole genome shotgun sequence:
- the LOC129162993 gene encoding macrophage mannose receptor 1-like yields the protein MATIKPILMLVLFSGLMQSVFAANRLRYFSNVTEILNFTAAQNKCDENGGSLVTLYDQEDADFVLNLTKSIGDDNHSSYWLGLYKNLSANATWSNGDPFNGPGVHLEGGKQICMAIGNGTWMNFSCSDRKPFMCQKGKNYSLIEEEKNWCQALQYCRTHYTDLASVNTTRHDEELKQENTNKTYWIGLMHDEWKWDDNSCSTYRNEANIALEPNSSYSILSWTTGFLWKSGERASLLCTKGHVRIKVINEPKTWEAAIEYCKAHHTRLLWIEDQEDQKAVEQWLRHTPVSGYTKSFWIALKQSSVFGFWIWSDRIVNWNNWKDGTMPEAPLSEQCGVMDAGSFKWRDENCWHRLSFLCEEEIFYMDK from the exons ATGGCCACGATAAAGCCCATTCTGATGCTTGTGCTGTTTTCAG GACTTATGCAGTCAGTGTTTGCGGCAAATCGTTTACGGTATTTCAGTAATGTGACAGAGATATTAAATTtcacagcggcccaaaacaaatGTGATGAGAATGGAGGATCTCTGGTCACTCTATATGATCAGGAAGATGCCGACTTTGTTCTGAATCTAACCAAATCTATAGGTGATGATAATCATTCAAGCTACTGGCTTGGTCTGTATAAGAATTTAAGTGCAAACGCCACTTGGTCAAATGGTGACCCATTCAATGGCCCAGGTGTTCACTTAGAAGGTGGAAAACAAATATGTATGGCTATTGGAAATGGAACATGGATGAATTTCAGCTGTTCAGACCGAAAACCTTTCATGTGCCAAAAAG GTAAAAATTACTCCCTGATTGAAGAGGAAAAAAACTGGTGCCAGGCGCTGCAGTACTGCAGAACACATTATACTGATTTAGCCAGCGTCAACACAACACGGCACGACGAAGAGCTGAAACAAGAAAATACGAATAAGACCTACTGGATTGGGCTCATGCATGATGAATGGAAATGGGATGACAACAGCTGTTCAACATATAGAAACGAGGCAAATATTGCCTTGGAGCCTAATTCAAGTTATTCCATTCTCTCCTGGACAACTGGTTTCCTATGGAAGTCAGGTGAACGGGCATCGTTACTTTGCACCAAAG GTCATGTGAGAATCAAAGTGATTAATGAACCTAAAACTTGGGAGGCAGCCATTGAGTACTGTAAGGCTCACCACACACGCTTGCTGTGGATTGAAGACCAGGAGGATCAGAAGGCTGTTGAGCAGTGGTTACGACACACACCTGTTTCTGGCTACactaagtcattttggattgctcTGAAACAGAGTTCTGTGTTTGGATTCTGGATCTGGAGCGACAGAATAGTGAACTGGAACAACTGGAAAGACGGAACAATGCCAGAGGCCCCGTTGTCTGAACAGTGTGGTGTGATGGATGCCGGGAGCTTCAAATGGAGAGATGAGAACTGTTGGCACAGAttgtcttttctttgtgaagaggAGATCTTCTACATGGATAAGTAG